The following are from one region of the Rosistilla carotiformis genome:
- a CDS encoding nuclease-related domain-containing DEAD/DEAH box helicase: MARMIPPKIHPEVKSAAERRVFDWIRDAQGTEDWICLHSLGLSEHESKRRAEIDFLLLTRIGVFVLEVKGGRVARENGVWKFTNRYGKTDTKSEGPFDQASGAMFGLEKRVREKFDSGDRRQHRLLYGFGVITPDCPLADMLGTEADRRQLYDRDSFKTANQSIKTFIEELAQYWRERSSLGDNPGRYAPTEKDLELLSAFLRGDFDRVPSMGAIADAATHQMHALESEQYQVLDALEKYPNPRLIVQGGAGTGKTLLAAEISRREANTTDGDVLLLCFNRVLAGVLRKNVTSRGRGTVVVNSIHAVLHALIEGSEVEAEFEASKAGLDHAEIFNRLMPEFALHALMTKNCPQYKSLVIDEAQDMLSRPMLDVLDALVVGGLKNGRWWFFCDRNNQASVFGVYEDEALFLLIPIGVAVLLPTNRRNTIQIATETEIKTLPQFPPAATVDGIPVKTDWYKKPADQRQLLSTTLKKLLNEEISPHQISVLSCRKAEDSCASQFRDFQLATIDEGNAWKVGSKLLNQVTACSVSSFKGLENDFIILTDVDELSPDWWRGVVYVGMSRARIGLYVFINQKLEPLCDERQRDWLRKQVTE, encoded by the coding sequence ATGGCACGAATGATTCCGCCGAAGATTCATCCCGAGGTCAAAAGCGCCGCTGAACGCAGGGTGTTCGATTGGATTCGAGATGCACAGGGAACGGAGGACTGGATTTGTCTTCACTCGTTGGGGTTGAGTGAACACGAATCGAAACGTCGTGCAGAGATTGACTTTCTGCTGCTAACTCGAATTGGCGTCTTTGTTCTTGAAGTCAAAGGTGGTCGTGTCGCGCGTGAGAACGGGGTTTGGAAGTTCACCAACCGCTACGGCAAAACGGATACGAAATCTGAAGGACCGTTTGATCAAGCAAGCGGTGCGATGTTCGGCCTCGAAAAACGTGTTCGCGAGAAGTTCGATTCAGGTGATCGCCGGCAACATCGTTTGCTCTACGGATTCGGAGTCATCACTCCTGATTGCCCGCTTGCCGACATGCTTGGCACGGAAGCCGACCGACGCCAGCTCTACGATCGCGACAGTTTCAAGACCGCGAATCAGTCGATCAAGACTTTCATCGAGGAGTTGGCTCAGTACTGGCGGGAACGGAGTTCGCTTGGCGACAATCCCGGCCGCTACGCTCCCACGGAAAAAGACCTCGAACTGCTGTCGGCGTTTCTGCGAGGCGACTTTGACCGCGTCCCCTCGATGGGAGCGATCGCCGACGCCGCCACTCACCAAATGCACGCCCTGGAGTCGGAGCAGTATCAAGTTCTGGATGCACTGGAGAAATACCCGAACCCACGATTGATCGTGCAGGGCGGTGCCGGCACGGGCAAAACGTTGCTCGCGGCCGAGATCTCGCGACGGGAGGCCAACACAACGGATGGCGACGTTCTGTTGCTCTGCTTCAATCGAGTTCTTGCAGGCGTTCTGCGAAAGAATGTGACTTCGCGTGGACGCGGAACCGTTGTCGTTAACTCGATCCATGCGGTGCTTCACGCTTTGATCGAAGGTTCCGAGGTTGAGGCTGAGTTTGAGGCTTCCAAGGCCGGATTGGATCATGCTGAAATATTCAATCGACTCATGCCGGAGTTCGCGTTGCACGCTCTGATGACGAAAAATTGCCCGCAGTACAAATCGCTCGTGATTGATGAAGCACAGGACATGCTCTCTCGCCCGATGCTGGATGTTTTGGATGCCCTGGTCGTCGGCGGTTTGAAAAACGGTCGTTGGTGGTTCTTTTGCGACCGAAATAATCAGGCATCCGTCTTCGGAGTTTACGAAGACGAAGCTCTGTTTCTACTGATTCCGATTGGTGTCGCGGTTCTTCTGCCAACGAACCGACGAAACACGATTCAAATCGCAACCGAAACTGAAATCAAAACGCTGCCGCAATTTCCGCCGGCAGCCACCGTTGACGGGATTCCAGTTAAGACAGACTGGTACAAGAAACCGGCTGATCAACGCCAGCTTCTCAGCACGACGTTGAAGAAGCTGCTGAACGAGGAAATATCGCCGCATCAAATTTCTGTTTTGTCCTGTCGCAAAGCCGAAGATTCCTGCGCCAGTCAGTTTCGCGATTTTCAATTAGCGACCATCGACGAAGGCAACGCGTGGAAAGTTGGTTCAAAATTATTGAACCAAGTCACCGCTTGCAGTGTCTCATCGTTCAAAGGACTCGAGAACGATTTCATCATCTTGACGGATGTGGACGAATTGTCTCCCGACTGGTGGCGTGGCGTTGTGTACGTGGGAATGTCGCGGGCGAGGATTGGGTTGTACGTTTTTATCAACCAAAAGTTGGAGCCTCTTTGCGATGAGCGACAACGCGACTGGTTGCGAAAGCAAGTCACGGAATGA
- a CDS encoding DrmE family protein, translating to MASHLSFADRENLLETIRSLSGEELDVIVLLRRTGEWALVLDPEFGFEQALLRNLTQLANYLRLHHASEDIASIARGAIQFVVTNHGRPTAGEDQSEAEYREATKFHALGQAFIASYAVHEIAVRLEEPVAYHPPAITAEEQARAEDIFEKLSSLSGCDDELTERVIENLDVIQHLADCGFLKRLAANAKTLIDVLHDASRSNDDKVCARGALRYFVEDDDAINDGLGLIGYLDDLFILQTAVDLVSPLREPLIELLDHVVGVWPFLNMLTLDDGSGPRAASEFTILNSALSCRNLRDTKTLNTMLIAPETGPIAILIGFVSTLGLAHEAGLRQLTESSFNPGQKVLVDYSAVAVFEGIDNLPDGRRMFKLRKDRTERGQKNLGSITYWPISDLYRLVPVDSTRVARGEVGWKARNTETAICGLDFLFNGPNKADVHAIKKKVVVVMPTTLAAEFCKSTLLYGQPIKDVIPIGQISSDGEEAEQWSTRFGTQPPVLLFASDLDVACSFAQENPDEIELIVVDVAGRNREKHAGIKLLNRLKVPCLMIATERIANETESDQHNDLSVWEWGAEDLKALVWPERKLAANAGEIAKFEHRVRATSSAKPIIEIVSSPIVGVTFSAFATVRRLAKRRGPDGLPELEEIVAQAFYAITRLMRCATKLQDESQSVLEVLGRVTKIESLVASSNYLSEDERNAAVEVAERIRDLLNSLRECNPKSEAMQKVLSQFPKADVLCADARLVPELETAFTGKPNRVHASAAAGESFGNGLIVTGWFKQSRMASVLSPPIADPIVLLLYDVERKWHKQFSEQRQKMRGERTRLRGRNAIFPSMTGWKNPRPPAEVRQVEVPEVDAIEEVQDDIDEGFRQRIYDQVGSGHSEADAKARLLIFAGGVYGLFTDKYKLNVVTHLLAGTHDDDDGKAMVKLVGAKDVAVGDKVVFRPKSRDLIREVADELLDPGERELSGLWRIALRTYIDEHSLSDEVVCQKLQTAGCKTQLQAISNWIHDDDVIAPQKYQTDVPAIASVTGNEELSRKTDAVIAAIKNVRSAHQQKAPRLIAKRIRKKAASVVRQEQADEAVVQLGDDLVLLRVSETASKLMPVKYTAANRLIEGDTWHE from the coding sequence TTGGCGAGTCATCTCTCTTTCGCAGACCGAGAGAATCTGCTTGAAACGATCCGCAGCCTGAGCGGCGAGGAACTTGACGTCATTGTCCTGTTAAGGAGGACCGGCGAATGGGCACTCGTGCTTGATCCGGAGTTTGGTTTTGAACAAGCGCTGCTGCGGAATCTGACTCAGTTAGCGAACTACCTTCGACTTCATCATGCGTCCGAAGATATTGCGTCCATTGCACGCGGGGCCATTCAGTTTGTGGTTACCAACCATGGCCGACCAACGGCTGGCGAGGATCAGTCCGAAGCAGAGTACCGCGAAGCGACTAAATTCCATGCTCTTGGCCAAGCGTTTATCGCGAGCTACGCCGTCCATGAAATCGCCGTACGGTTGGAAGAACCAGTAGCGTATCATCCGCCCGCCATCACCGCCGAAGAGCAGGCTCGTGCGGAGGATATTTTCGAGAAGCTATCGTCGTTAAGTGGATGCGACGATGAACTCACTGAGCGGGTGATCGAGAACCTTGATGTGATACAGCATCTTGCCGATTGTGGTTTCCTGAAACGCCTTGCGGCGAACGCAAAGACACTGATTGACGTTTTGCATGATGCAAGTCGCTCGAATGATGACAAAGTTTGCGCACGAGGTGCCCTCCGATATTTCGTTGAGGATGATGACGCGATCAATGACGGCCTTGGGTTGATCGGCTACCTCGATGATCTGTTCATCTTACAGACGGCTGTGGACCTTGTAAGTCCGCTGCGTGAACCACTCATCGAACTTCTGGATCACGTGGTCGGTGTTTGGCCGTTCTTGAACATGCTGACGCTCGACGACGGGTCTGGGCCGCGAGCTGCATCGGAGTTTACGATCCTAAATTCTGCGTTGTCGTGTCGCAATCTTCGAGACACGAAGACTCTGAACACGATGTTGATTGCGCCCGAGACTGGACCGATCGCAATTCTTATTGGGTTTGTCTCAACGCTTGGGTTAGCGCACGAGGCAGGGCTTCGGCAGTTGACTGAGAGTTCATTCAATCCAGGACAAAAGGTATTAGTTGACTATTCGGCTGTGGCGGTTTTTGAGGGCATCGACAATCTGCCTGATGGACGTCGCATGTTCAAACTGCGGAAGGACCGAACCGAGCGAGGCCAGAAAAACCTCGGCTCGATTACCTACTGGCCTATTTCGGATTTGTACCGATTGGTTCCGGTTGACTCGACACGAGTTGCAAGAGGTGAGGTTGGGTGGAAAGCACGGAACACTGAAACCGCAATTTGCGGCCTCGATTTTCTGTTCAACGGTCCGAATAAGGCAGACGTTCATGCCATCAAGAAAAAGGTCGTCGTGGTGATGCCCACCACGCTTGCTGCCGAGTTTTGCAAATCAACGCTCCTGTACGGGCAACCGATCAAAGACGTGATCCCCATTGGTCAGATATCTTCCGATGGAGAAGAGGCAGAGCAATGGTCGACGCGTTTTGGCACGCAACCACCGGTGCTTCTTTTTGCATCGGACCTCGATGTCGCGTGCAGCTTCGCACAGGAGAACCCTGATGAAATTGAGCTGATTGTCGTCGATGTTGCGGGTCGAAATCGTGAGAAGCACGCCGGCATCAAATTACTCAATCGACTGAAGGTTCCGTGCTTGATGATCGCAACCGAGCGAATAGCGAACGAGACGGAATCGGATCAGCACAATGATTTAAGTGTGTGGGAGTGGGGCGCGGAAGATTTGAAAGCGTTGGTCTGGCCAGAACGAAAGCTTGCCGCCAACGCAGGCGAGATTGCGAAATTTGAGCATCGCGTTCGAGCGACTTCATCAGCGAAGCCGATCATTGAGATCGTCTCGTCCCCGATCGTTGGCGTGACGTTCAGCGCTTTCGCGACAGTCCGGCGGTTGGCGAAACGTCGCGGACCAGACGGTCTTCCCGAACTTGAAGAAATTGTCGCGCAGGCTTTTTATGCGATTACCCGTTTGATGCGATGTGCGACCAAATTGCAGGATGAGTCGCAGTCCGTCCTCGAAGTCTTGGGGCGAGTGACCAAGATTGAGTCATTGGTTGCGTCATCCAACTACCTCTCGGAAGACGAGCGAAACGCGGCGGTGGAAGTTGCGGAACGAATTCGGGATCTGCTTAATAGCTTGCGTGAGTGCAATCCGAAGAGCGAAGCAATGCAGAAAGTTCTCTCGCAATTCCCCAAGGCTGACGTTCTATGCGCGGACGCGAGATTGGTTCCTGAACTCGAAACTGCATTCACCGGAAAGCCGAACCGCGTGCATGCGTCGGCAGCGGCAGGTGAATCGTTCGGGAATGGCTTGATTGTGACGGGTTGGTTCAAACAAAGCCGGATGGCGTCCGTGCTATCGCCGCCAATTGCCGATCCGATCGTCTTATTGTTGTATGACGTTGAACGGAAGTGGCACAAACAGTTTTCCGAACAACGTCAGAAGATGCGAGGTGAGCGAACGAGACTTCGTGGGCGTAATGCAATTTTCCCGTCAATGACGGGCTGGAAGAATCCACGTCCGCCTGCGGAAGTCCGGCAAGTCGAAGTACCTGAAGTCGATGCCATCGAAGAGGTCCAGGACGATATCGACGAAGGCTTCCGTCAGCGTATCTACGATCAAGTGGGTTCGGGACATTCGGAGGCTGATGCCAAAGCACGGCTGCTCATATTTGCCGGCGGTGTCTACGGCTTGTTCACGGATAAGTACAAACTGAATGTCGTGACACACCTCCTCGCCGGCACGCACGATGATGACGACGGGAAGGCGATGGTGAAGCTGGTGGGAGCGAAGGACGTGGCGGTCGGCGACAAGGTCGTTTTTCGCCCTAAAAGTAGAGACTTGATTCGTGAAGTCGCCGATGAGTTGCTTGATCCGGGTGAACGGGAGCTTTCAGGGCTTTGGCGAATCGCGTTGCGGACTTATATCGACGAGCACTCGCTCAGTGACGAAGTGGTCTGCCAGAAACTTCAAACTGCGGGCTGTAAGACGCAACTGCAAGCGATCAGCAATTGGATTCACGATGATGATGTGATTGCACCGCAGAAGTATCAAACCGATGTGCCGGCGATTGCGAGTGTGACTGGAAATGAGGAGCTTTCGCGGAAAACCGACGCGGTCATCGCAGCGATCAAGAATGTGCGAAGCGCGCACCAGCAAAAGGCACCGCGCCTCATCGCAAAGCGGATTCGCAAGAAGGCCGCGTCGGTGGTTCGTCAAGAGCAAGCCGATGAGGCCGTGGTTCAGCTTGGCGACGATCTTGTTTTGCTGAGAGTCTCGGAGACGGCGTCGAAGTTGATGCCGGTCAAATACACTGCGGCCAATCGACTGATTGAGGGCGACACATGGCACGAATGA
- a CDS encoding tyrosine-type recombinase/integrase translates to MPKKNHLEQFQCQFFRWPIYQRRNGVWYADGRSNGAGSQRTSLGTKDKHDALANLHHLDRVQAENLGLVPRSTSSAGPRHLSIKAGRKLFDDHTSRPRLVGGTKENTQKRYKSILDKLEAFLKTRRIVHWNQVTEKTLGDYAEHLTELEYAYKTVFGELNTIKTAFKWLCTEGHLSREPLKLKLRKADCQRAYCYTDAEVAAMIQYCGENDELTWLQGVIIGLSCTGLRISELASLKWSDVRFDDRALTIADESGFADSGNERRSTKSSRTRHIPIHQSFLGVLQSLPRQSNRVFLGPRGGQLKPDTVRNILVREVIEPLTPRFPKAYPGERSFENGRLHSFRHYFCSTCANNAIPERIVMNWLGHADSEMVRHYYHLSDEESRRKMDQLKLIGSSVGRSGV, encoded by the coding sequence ATGCCCAAAAAAAATCATCTTGAACAGTTTCAATGCCAGTTCTTTCGCTGGCCTATTTACCAAAGGAGAAACGGAGTCTGGTATGCCGATGGCCGCTCGAATGGTGCTGGAAGTCAGCGGACGTCGCTCGGCACGAAAGACAAGCACGATGCACTTGCTAACCTTCATCATCTTGATCGCGTCCAGGCCGAGAATCTTGGGCTGGTACCGCGCTCCACCTCATCAGCCGGACCTCGGCACCTGTCGATCAAAGCGGGCCGGAAGCTTTTTGACGATCACACTTCGCGGCCCAGGCTGGTGGGTGGAACCAAGGAGAACACCCAAAAACGCTACAAGTCGATCTTGGACAAATTGGAAGCCTTCCTGAAGACCAGACGGATCGTGCATTGGAATCAGGTTACTGAGAAAACGCTTGGCGACTACGCCGAACACCTGACGGAGCTAGAGTACGCTTACAAGACCGTGTTCGGTGAACTCAACACGATCAAGACCGCTTTCAAATGGCTATGCACCGAAGGGCATTTGTCGCGTGAGCCTTTAAAGTTAAAACTGCGGAAAGCTGATTGCCAACGGGCTTACTGCTACACCGACGCGGAAGTTGCGGCAATGATCCAATACTGCGGTGAGAACGATGAACTCACGTGGCTCCAGGGCGTGATCATCGGGTTGTCCTGTACCGGTCTTCGGATCAGCGAACTGGCTTCACTCAAATGGTCGGACGTTCGCTTCGACGACAGGGCGTTAACGATTGCTGATGAAAGCGGATTCGCCGACAGCGGCAACGAGCGTCGGTCGACGAAGAGTAGCAGGACTCGGCACATTCCAATTCATCAAAGTTTCCTAGGCGTGCTTCAATCGTTACCACGTCAAAGCAATCGGGTGTTTCTTGGACCGCGTGGCGGCCAGCTCAAGCCAGATACCGTTCGGAACATCCTGGTGCGTGAAGTCATCGAACCACTGACCCCCAGGTTTCCCAAAGCGTACCCCGGTGAACGAAGTTTTGAAAATGGTCGGCTTCACAGCTTCCGTCACTACTTTTGTAGTACTTGCGCGAACAATGCGATTCCCGAGCGAATCGTGATGAATTGGCTTGGCCATGCCGACAGCGAGATGGTTCGTCATTACTATCACCTCAGTGATGAAGAATCACGTCGTAAGATGGACCAGTTGAAGTTGATTGGAAGTAGCGTCGGGCGTTCCGGCGTTTAG
- the rho gene encoding transcription termination factor Rho encodes MAKKKRSYRGRGGSGNESNSNGNGGGNGNGGKSRVGRRRRRPSDGNNNVNGNRQPDGDLPPVDDDAPLVEGVGLLEMHPNGYGFLRSPGTSFTRDRSDPFVPGTMIEKFGLREGVMIRGMVQPGRRHQGPRIREILDVDGISPDDYAEVKHFDSLTAINPEQWLRLEMGKKPLTNRVIDLLAPLGKGQRSLIVAPPRSGKTVMLQDISSGIAQNHPDVKLIVLLIDERPEEVTDMKRHVVGGEVIASSLDMDVDSHVRLSQLVIERCKRLAEMGQDVFLLLDSITRLARAFNKWVGQTGRGRATMTGGLDVKAMDIPKKLFATARAFQEGGSLTIVGTALVDTNSRMDEAIFQEFKGTGNMEVVLDRRLADRRVWPSIDISQSGTRREELLHDEETYEAVTMLRRTLSEMHHVDAMEQLTKQLGRFETNADFIKLISGAKLTG; translated from the coding sequence ATGGCTAAAAAGAAACGATCCTACCGCGGACGAGGCGGCAGCGGAAACGAAAGCAATTCCAACGGGAATGGCGGTGGTAACGGCAACGGCGGAAAAAGCCGAGTTGGCCGACGCCGACGCCGCCCCTCCGACGGCAACAACAACGTCAATGGCAATCGTCAGCCCGATGGCGATTTGCCGCCAGTCGATGATGACGCGCCGCTGGTCGAAGGAGTGGGACTGCTGGAAATGCACCCCAATGGATATGGTTTCCTGCGAAGCCCTGGAACCAGCTTTACTCGCGACCGCTCGGACCCCTTTGTTCCCGGCACGATGATCGAAAAGTTCGGTTTGCGTGAAGGGGTGATGATCCGAGGCATGGTCCAACCGGGCCGGCGGCATCAAGGGCCACGGATTCGAGAAATCCTCGACGTCGACGGAATCAGCCCCGACGATTATGCCGAAGTGAAACATTTCGATTCGCTGACCGCAATCAATCCTGAACAGTGGTTGCGGCTGGAAATGGGCAAGAAGCCGCTAACCAACCGCGTGATCGACCTGCTTGCCCCGCTGGGCAAAGGCCAACGCTCGCTGATCGTTGCCCCTCCGCGATCGGGAAAAACCGTGATGCTGCAGGACATCAGCAGCGGCATCGCCCAGAATCACCCCGACGTCAAGCTGATCGTTCTGTTGATCGACGAGCGTCCCGAGGAAGTCACCGACATGAAGCGACATGTCGTCGGCGGCGAAGTCATCGCCAGCAGCTTGGACATGGACGTTGATTCCCACGTCCGACTCAGCCAACTGGTGATTGAACGCTGCAAACGATTGGCTGAAATGGGACAGGATGTCTTCCTGCTGCTCGATTCGATCACTCGATTGGCCCGCGCGTTTAACAAGTGGGTTGGGCAGACCGGTCGTGGCCGGGCCACAATGACTGGCGGTTTGGACGTCAAGGCGATGGACATCCCGAAGAAGTTGTTCGCCACCGCGCGTGCCTTCCAAGAAGGCGGCTCGTTGACGATCGTCGGCACCGCGTTGGTTGACACCAACAGCCGAATGGATGAAGCGATCTTCCAGGAGTTTAAGGGCACCGGCAACATGGAAGTTGTTCTCGATCGCCGCTTGGCCGATCGCCGCGTTTGGCCGTCGATCGACATCTCGCAATCGGGAACCCGCCGCGAAGAACTGCTGCACGACGAGGAGACCTACGAAGCGGTCACCATGCTGCGTCGCACACTCTCGGAAATGCACCACGTCGACGCGATGGAACAGCTGACCAAACAGCTGGGACGATTCGAGACAAACGCCGACTTTATCAAGCTAATTAGTGGTGCAAAGCTGACAGGTTAG